The window TCCCAGGGCTAAGGTGGAAAAGCTGCCCGAGGAAGCGCCTTCCCTCCCACTTTCAGGTTCGGGATGTGTAAAAGGAAGGCACCGGAGGCCTTCCTTGGTGGCAGTGCCTGGTGCAAAGTGTGCCCGCCTCAGGGCCACAAGAAGCCTCCGGGGGCATCTCGATGCTGCCCTTCAGCAGCTGGTGGCCGGGCAAACCGCCACCCCAGTGTTTCCAAACCAAAGCAAATCAAAGCGCCAAAAAGGGCCTTGGAGATCAGACCCAAGGATTCAAAAGGAGCCACCTGACGCCCAGGGGGGCCAAGTGAGGGCCCCGACGCCCCGAAGTGGCAAAGCCAGGGCTCGGACTCTGCTCCCCAGACTCAACTTACACTCCGGAATCCAGGCCGGGCCCAGGAAGGGAGGAGCCAAGTGGGAGAGGGGGCCAAGTGTCCTGCCAAGGCCGGCCCAGGGTCAGGGCGCCCCGTGGCACTCCGGCCGCCCGGGTCTTCTTGGCATAGTTGGGGGGGGCTCCGCCCTGCCCACCCCAAGCCGCCAGCCTCGCCCCGGCCCCGCCTGCCCCGCCTGGCCCGGCCCTGCCCGGCCCTGCCCGGCCCCGCTGCTCAGCCCTGGCCTGCGCTCCGCCGCGGCGCTGCCTCCTCCTCTCGGGGCGCAGCCCCCGTGGCCGCCGCCTCCCGCCTCCCGCCTCTCCCGTTACCGTGGCAACCCCCAGGAGCCttcccggcggcggcggcggcagcggctcTCCGGAGCGGGCGCAGCTCGGGGGCGCTCCAGGACCCACCCCGCGGGCTGCGCTCCCCGCCGGCCCGGGAGCCTCATGGAGCTGCTGGCCGCCGCCTTCAGCGCCGCCTGCGCCGTGGACCATGAGGGCTCCTCCTCGGAGAGCGACCCCCGGGAGCCGGCCGGCCAGCCGGGCAGCAGGTGAGGGGCCGCTCCGCACTGCCCACGCTCGCCCCCGCCCCTGCCCCCCGCCCTGGGCACCCCTGCCTGCGCCTCTCCACCCGCTCTCGGGTCTtgcccctctcccctccctggcGCCCCAGCGCCCCTCTCCTCCCGGCGCCCCTCTCCTCCCGGCGCCCCTCTCCTCCCGGCGCCCCTCTCCTCCTGGCGCCCCTCTCCTCCTGGGGCCCCCCCCCCTCCTGGCGCCCCTCTCCTCCTGGGGCCCCAGCGCCCCTCTCCTCCTGGCGCCCCTCTCCTCCTGGCGCCCCCCTCCTCCTGGCGCCCCAGCGCCCCCCTCCTCCTGGcgccccccctcccctcctggcGCCCCAGCGCCCCCCTCCTCCTGGGGCCCCTCTCCTCCTGGGGCCCCCTCCCCTCCTGGCGCCCCTCTCCTCCTGGCACCACTCTCCTCCTGGAGCCCCAGCGCCCCCCTCCTCCTGGGGCCCCCTCCTCCTGGCTCCCTCCTCCTGGCGCCCCTCTCCTCCTGGGGCCCCCTCCTCCTGGCTCCCTCCTCCTGGCGCCCCTCTCCTCCTGGGGCCCCCCTCCCCTCCTGGCGCCCCAGCGCCCCCCTCCTCCTGGCGCCCCTCTCCTCCTGGGGCCCCCTCCCCTCCTGGCACCCCTCTCCTCCTGGCACCACTCTCCTGTTGGGGCCCCCCTCCTCCTGGCGCCCCCCTCACCTCTCCTGTCTCCAGCCTCCTGCTCCCTGTCTCCCCTCCCTCATTTCTCTGCCCTCTCTCCTCTGggctgcccccctcccctttccctgggCACCCTGCGCCTCTGCCCCCACGGGGCTGCAGCCCCGCTTCCCACCTCCCGCTTTGCAGGTAGGGCCCCTGGCCCAGGTGACTGCGCCGGCTCCGAGAACCCCCCTCTCCAGAGCGCTCAGGGCCCCCAGAGCCAAGCAGAGCCGTGGCAGCTCTGGTTCCCCTCCCCATCTACCCCCACCCCCGCCCCGGGATCCTGGGTCCCTCCGCCCTCTTCTCTAGGAGAAGTGACTTTCTCCCGCCCGTGGGCAGTGGAGGCGGAGGGCAGGACCGGACAGGAGCAGGCGCGGCTCCCCCGCCTCGCTGCCAACCCAACCCGAATGCCTTCTCCTCCCCAGCCGCCCCCCACCCCCGGCTTCGGCCCTCCTGGCCCCGGCAGACCCTGCACCTCAGCTCGGTCAGCTGACTCTTCCTCGACCTCCCCTCTGGGCTTGTCTTTCCTGGCCCACCTCAGTCAcacagcggggggggggggggagcaggtgAATGGAACTCTCCATTTGCCCCCCCACACGTGCGCTGCccgaatgggggggggggcggctccAGTCGAGAGGGTAAAACTCTCCGAGGGCCCCCCCAAAGGGAGGGCACAAGTTTCCAAACCTTGTTTGTAAGCAATGAAAACACGAAGGTTTGGGCTCCGGCCATGTGGGCTTGGGTGGATGAATCACCGTATAAAGCCCTGCTGGAGGCTCCTTTCCCCAATATTCGGAGCCCCTGcctaggggagagagaggagggggccAGGCTCTGCTCCTGCTGAACATGGCCCCTTCAGCAGGCCCAAGAGGGGGTGCCCCACTTGCCACTAATGCCCATTTCTTCCCTATTTAAGGAAAAGTCTCTGACTGCTTAAAagtgaatctctctctctctctctctctctctctctctctctctctctctctctctctctctctctctctcctctctcagcGAATCTCCTTCTACCCCTGGCACCGTGGCGACCCCGGAGGAGTACCCAGCCCTGGCCGCAGACAGCCCGACCACTCTCACCGAGGCCCTGAAAATGATCCACCCCATTCCTGCAGATTCATGGAAGATTTTCATCGAACAAATAGGTAGTGGGGAGGCGAGTTCTCTGGGGATTCGCTGCTGGGCAGGTATCTGGGGTGCTGGGAGAGGCTGGGAGAACTGGAGAATGTGGGGAACACCAGCTTGGCCTGGGGCTGGCCAGGTGCCGATTCTGGCTCTCTTGTCACCTTGCTGCCTTGCTTCAGTGAGGCAGAGGTCTATGGAGAAAGGTCTGTTGGAATGTATGGTCACCTTAGTGCTGAAGGGGTTGCAGGAGGTGGGGGACGAGGGGAGTGATCTCCCTTCCTTGGAGGTCTCCCACCACGGTTGCAATGGCCACTTACCGAGGATGGCAGAGTGGGAAAGTCTGGCTTCTTAGAATGGTCTTGGAAGAATTTGTGAACTCCcctctgggtgtgtgtgtgtgtgtgtgtgtgtgtgtgtactttcaTCTTGAAGTATATAATTCCTCCTTGCCATGCTGTGTCTGCCAGTCTGGCTCAAAGTTCCTCCCTACCTAGCAACTGTAACTAAGTGTGCAAAGACTTTCCTGGCTGCCCAGCTCTGAGTCCATTTTGGTACTGGCCAAGCCAGTCCCTGGAGATGCCAGGAGGTAGGGCCCGATGTGGCTGGGCAGGACCAGGGTTACTACCAAGGAAGGGCTGGGTTGGACTGGGAGAAGCCATGGGAGGGGCCCTGGGAAAGGgattttggaagaaaaga is drawn from Macrotis lagotis isolate mMagLag1 chromosome 5, bilby.v1.9.chrom.fasta, whole genome shotgun sequence and contains these coding sequences:
- the LOC141490202 gene encoding uncharacterized protein LOC141490202, giving the protein MDHGLRKSCNERVHPSSDDDEEKEVADNVDPLTGGRESLRGHIPLRRNSIYYRSMRQWSEKRGKNRPENGSGQAPGLLQTRRSLKQPQSSDVPGIPAGIASAEHEKKSESPSTPGTVATPEEYPALAADSPTTLTEALKMIHPIPADSWKIFIEQIGSGEASSLGIRCWAGIWGAGRGWENWRMWGTPAWPGAGQVPILALLSPCCLASVRQRSMEKGLLECMVTLVLKGLQEVGDEGSDLPSLEVSHHGCNGHLPRMAEWESLAS